The following coding sequences are from one Paraburkholderia phytofirmans PsJN window:
- a CDS encoding peptidase, whose product MALYHYLQTLQPKVAVIALLVSIPLVFVSYSIHEAAHWLAGRAFGATGSLTFFPLRGKSRLWMVSIMGMRFDDAARRQVSRSQIRMMALAGPAWDLMFGAACMCFYHDLTGPEVLRATVACVGVSVLFSSIALNVVPLPIGNDGWRVLHPD is encoded by the coding sequence ATGGCCTTGTACCACTATCTGCAAACGCTTCAGCCCAAAGTCGCGGTTATTGCGCTGCTCGTCTCGATACCGCTGGTCTTCGTGTCGTACTCCATTCACGAGGCGGCACACTGGTTAGCGGGACGGGCGTTCGGTGCCACGGGCTCGCTTACGTTTTTTCCGTTGCGCGGCAAATCGAGGTTGTGGATGGTGTCTATCATGGGGATGCGTTTCGATGACGCTGCGCGACGGCAAGTGTCACGGTCGCAAATCCGCATGATGGCGCTTGCCGGCCCTGCGTGGGACCTAATGTTTGGTGCCGCGTGCATGTGTTTCTACCACGATCTGACCGGCCCGGAAGTGCTCAGAGCCACTGTCGCCTGCGTAGGCGTTAGCGTGCTGTTTAGTTCGATTGCTTTGAATGTGGTGCCTCTCCCAATAGGAAACGACGGGTGGCGAGTATTGCATCCCGACTAA